One segment of Methylotuvimicrobium sp. KM2 DNA contains the following:
- a CDS encoding YbjN domain-containing protein, with amino-acid sequence MTDNNDNLGKILEDIGLQPEPIEYGSFHIDFGPPYLPISTGFAAITETKQFIFYLNFGFHVSPERRIDVLRCVSRANWGLIIGNFEFDMDDGHLRFKSSVDLDGVDLIDSLIRNAILGAMKAVETHSESLIKTAIPR; translated from the coding sequence ATGACTGATAATAATGATAACCTCGGTAAAATCCTGGAAGATATTGGCTTGCAACCTGAACCCATCGAATACGGGTCTTTTCATATTGATTTTGGACCTCCGTATCTGCCTATCTCAACAGGTTTCGCAGCGATAACTGAAACTAAGCAATTTATTTTCTATTTGAATTTTGGTTTTCATGTGTCGCCTGAACGACGAATTGACGTTTTACGCTGTGTTAGTCGCGCTAATTGGGGATTGATAATAGGGAATTTTGAGTTCGACATGGACGACGGACACCTTCGTTTTAAGTCAAGTGTTGACCTTGATGGCGTTGACTTGATTGATTCCTTGATACGCAACGCAATTTTGGGCGCGATGAAAGCTGTTGAAACACATTCCGAATCGTTGAT